In Pirellula sp. SH-Sr6A, the DNA window CGCCGTGGCGCCTTGGAGAGGGAGAACAGTCGTGGGAGATTTCTCGCTGAGGCGCGAAGCTCGCTAAGGGAGCAAGCCAAAAGATATAGACTTCCGCTATTCTCGCTCGTTCTATCCCGCGCGAGAAGGAAGTCAGCCCGTCTGTGCAGTCCCATCCACTTTAGGTCGTCCAGTGCAATGCTGCAGCGACTGGTGTGGGTGTATTCTTACCCAGGTGCTACAAATCCGCTAGCAACGCATCGAGTTCTGGGTCGATGCCGGTGGCGGCTGCCGTGTCGGCCTTCGCAGTGTCCCCGGCATCGAGCGCTGCGAGCAAATCATCGAGCTCGTCGGTGCCCGTGGAAGCTGCTGGCGCTGCTGCGACCTCCTGAACTGGTTTCACCGGTTCCGAGGCCATTGGCGTTTCCACGACGCGGACCGATGCGACGGGGGTAATCCCAGCGATGTCTACGGGATTCCAAGGCCCTGCGAGAGGTTTGCCTTGCACCGAGTGCAATCCACCCAAACGTACCTCCGGTCGGCCTTGCATCGACAATGCCGGTATGATCCCTTGATTTACTAACTGCTGCGACAGCGCTACATTGACCAACACCTCGGTGCACGGCAATGCAATCTGATCTCCGTATCGGTCTTGAAAGTAATAAAACGGAAGATCGTCAATCGTCAAGCAGTTCTCCGGCTTCATCGCTGCCAAACCATCGGTGGTAAAGGTATGCGAGAGGGCGATCGCCGCCAAATAGGTCGAATGGCCCCACAGCATCGATTGCAATCCTGCTTGGCTCGAAAACTCTTCAAACGCGAACGATTCAATCGGATCGGTCTTCTTCCCATATGGCCAACGAAGCAGAAACCGAGGCGAGATAACCCCCAAGTACGCCGCCTCCGGCAACTCTCTCAAGTCATTCCATGCTTGCTTGACCAAGGGGTGCTCTTCATCCCCTTTTCCTTTTAAACTCGCCCGATCCAAGGACGTTAGGAAGGATGCACCAGCCGCGGCAGATACCTTGCTCGCCCTCGCAAGCAAATCGATGTGCGGTGGAATCTTCTCCCACTGATAATTCGCAACGACCACTGCATAAGCACCATGATGGACCTGCATCGCTGGCTGTTCCACCAGCCACTGGTACATCCCGGTTTCTGCAAGCTCGGTACTGATCGAAAGATCGGCCGCAAACTCTGCAGCATGCACGTCATGCAGTGCAATCTCAATCCCTTCATCCAACTCCACGCGATGGACCAATAGATCCAAGGATCTCCAGAGGGACTCCAACGCCTGAAAATCGGGATGATGCAGCAACGTTCGCATCAACCCCGATAACGCTTGATCCACGGCTGCGACCAGCTCATCCTTTCCGGTCATACTTGAAACAACGTGCGTCCCGACGATGTCTCGTAAAAGTGTTTTAAGCTCCCCCGGCTCTTGCTTTGTCGGTGCCGCCGAGAGCAGCTGCGAGAAGTCTTCAAATCGTGTGCGAGGAATATGGCAACTCGTCGATTTGGTTTTCTTTGGCAAGACCGTTCCTGGGGGCAACGCCAATGCTCGAACGGCTGAGGCTGCCTTGTCAAAGCTCGCAGGGTCGAGGAGTTTGGCACGAAGCCCTAGCAACTTCTCGAAGATGGGAACATTGGTGTATAGCTGATCCGGATGAAAATCGTCGAGGCTCCGAATCGGAACCTCGATCATGGCGCCACTCGGACCCGCAGGGAGCTGCAGTGTCACATCGAGGCGCTGCAGGATCTCGTCCAAATTGTCATGCTGGACGAAATGCACCTTTCGTTGAGCAAGTTCCCCTCCGACAGAAATCTCGTTTCGATTTCCTCGGGCGGAAAAATCACCCAACAGCGCGATTCTGAATTTTTTGGTATCGCGCGCAGGGGCTTGTTGACTATTCAAGGTCCCAAAATGAACTTGGTATTCCATGTTTTCCGTTTCCGCTATCGATCTTCTTTGCTAGTCGGTTTTTTCTTGTTGCTCTTGGACTTGTCCTCATCCGAATCTGGTACCCACAGACCGAATGGTTTTTCGACAACCACTGCCTTTCCAGACTGCTCCTTCAATGCAGAGGCCAATGTCTTCCGCTTGGGAAGCTTCGGCTGTTCTGGGAATTCAAAGGCGACTTTCGTAGCCGACCAAGCTCGGATGCGACCGGAGATCATATGCGCGCCCCGGTTCGTTCCTTCCGGCATCGATTCTCGTAGCTCTTTCAGTTCCGACTCTTTAAAAGGCTTCTTCATCCGGATCGTGAGCACCGCGACGCCTGACTTCCAAGCTACTCCGCAATATTGCCATTTCTTACGGTTGAGAGCCTTCGTGATGTCGAGTAACTCGGAAGGAGTAGAGGTCTGATTTTCAAAAACGCCGGGGAGAATCTTCAAGGCCCGAAAGCTGTTGGAACCGATCGTCATCAAATCGTTAGCCTTGAGCTTCGATCCCCCGTTGCTGTTTACATACTCCGCGACAGCCTCGCGCAGAACCTGCCGAAACTCCCCAAAGGAGTCCTCGATCAAGCTATTCAACCGCTTGAGTTCCGAATCCGCTTTTTTGAAGGCTTCGTCATCCCCGTCTCGATCGTCATTGCGAAAACGGACAAGGGCGCTGAGCGATTCGCCAACATCCTTCTTCCAACGCTCTCGAAACCTTTGCAATGCTGGATTGCGCTGAGGATCGAATCCCTCAGCGCTCTTGCCCGACGGCAAACTGAGTTCGACCGTTAGCTTGATGGGTGCCCAGGTGACCACCTCGCGCACCAATTCCGCGCTGATTCCGTTCGAGTAAGGAAGAGTGTTCAAATCGAGCCACTTTTCCTTCAACTCAATCGATTCCCCTTTTGCCATGTTGATCTCCCCAAAGATGCTGATCGAATCGATCAATCGAATAGATACGAAAGCTCACCGTTCTGTACTTCGACATTCACTCGCGAGACTTTCTGACCGTTCATCAGTCGCGAAAGCATCTCGCGGCTAATAGATGGAAGCATCGTGTTGGTCAAGATCGCATCGATCATCCGACCGCCACTCTCCAACTCGGTGCATCGCTCGACAATCAATCGAACCACGTCTTCCGAGTATTCGAACGGCACTTTGTGATTCTCCACGATTCGGCTTTCGATTCGACGAAGCTGCAGTTTGCAGATGTTAGCAACCATGTCATCGCTGAGAGGATAGTACGGGATCGTAACGATCCGGCCTAAGAGGGCTGCTGGGAAAACTTGGAGAAGCGGTTCGCGGAGAGCCTTGGCGATTCCTTCGGGGGAAGGCATCAGATCCGGATCTTTGCAAAGGTTCATGATCAAGTCGCTTCCCACGTTGGTCGTCAAAAGGATCAACGTGTTCTTGAAGTCGATCAATCGCCCCTCACCATCCTCCATGATCCCTTTGTCGAAAACTTGGAAGAAGATCTCGTGGACATCGCTGTGAGCTTTCTCGACTTCGTCCAACAGAACCACGCTGTACGGCTTTCGGCGCACGGCTTCGGTCAAGATACCTCCTTCTCCATAGCCGACATATCCTGGAGGTGCCCCCTTGAGTGTGGAGACCGTGTGAGCCTCTTGGAACTCACTCATATTGATGGTGACGATATTCTGCTCGCCACCATAAAGGGATTCTGCCAGGGCGAGAGCGGTTTCCGTCTTCCCTACCCCCGATGGCCCTGCCAGCATGAACACGCCAATCGGCTTGTTGGGGTTGTCCAATTTCGCACGAGTGGTTTCGATTCGTTTGGCAATCATATCCAGTGCGTGGCGTTGTCCGATCACTCGTTTGTTCAACGTTTCGCCGAGCTTCAGGACCGCTTCGATTTCGTTCTTCACCATCCTTCCGACGGGGATACCCGTCCAATCGGCAACCACCGATGCGACCGCTTGCTCGTCCACCGTCGGCAGGATCAATGGATTCTCACCTTGGAGTTCTCCGAGCTTTTGCTGGTAGTCCTGCAAAATAGAAAGCAGCTTCTCTCGTTGGGCATCGTTGAGTTTGGACCCTTCTCCTTCTTTGGCGACTTGGTCCGCTTGCTCCTCCAGTTTGGTATGGGTCCCTTCCACTTTGCCGGAATCTCCGCGCAGCTTCGCGCGGATCTTGAGAATGTCATCCACCAGTTTCTTCTCGGACTGCCAACGCTCTTCCAGTCCCTCCAGACGGACTTGCTCGGCCAGGAGCCATTCACGCACGACATGCTCTCGCTCATCGCGTGGTGCACCGACCGCTTTTTCCCTTGCGATGATCTCCAGTTCCGTTTCCAAGGCCTCGATTTTTCTTCGGCAATCATCGACTTGAGCGGGCACCGCGTGTTGGCTAACGGCGACGCGAGCGGCTGCGGTATCGAGCAGGCTGACAGATTTATCCGGCAGTTGACGCGAGGGAATGTAGCGATGTGAAAGTCGAACGGCAGCTTCGATGGCCTCGTCGAAGATCTGGACGCGGTGATGTTTCTCGAGCGTGCTAGCAAGCTTCCTCATCATCAAGATCGCCTTGTCTTCGGATGGCTCTTCGACTTGAACCACCTGGAAACGCCTGGTGAGGGCGGGATCCTTTTCAATGTGCTTCTTGTATTCGGCCCAAGTCGTCGCGGCGACCGTACGGAGCGATCCTCTCGCGAGTGCAGGTTTCAGCAGGTTCGCTGCGTCTCCTGTCCCTGCGGCACCTCCCGCCCCAACCAGTGTGTGGGCTTCGTCGATGAACAGAATGATTGGCTTCTCAGAGGATTGGACCGCCTCAATAACTTGTTTCAACCTTTCTTCAAACTCCCCTTTCATGCTCGCGCCCGCTTGAAGCAGTCCGACGTCAAGCGTTCGCAGAGAAACATCGCGCAACGACGGGGGAACGTCCCCGGAGGCAATTCTTAAGGCCAAGCCCTCGACTACAGCTGTCTTGCCCACTCCGGCTTCCCCGGTGAGCAATGGATTGTTCTGCCTCCGCCGCATGAGAATATCCACCACTTGGCGTATCTCATCATCTCTACCGACAATCGGATCGATCTTCCCATTGCGAGCTTGTTCCGTCAGATCGACCGTGAACTTTTGGAGAGCTTCTGCGGATTGGCTTGCCCCGGGCATAGCGCCGCTCGCTTCACCCGGCGCTGCGCCACCGCCACTCATTTCGCCACCCAAATGATCTTCTGGCGAGCCTCCCGTGATCTTTCCAAACTCATCGGAAAGGGACTCGACTTTCACTTTTTCAAATTCGCGCGAGATGCTCAGCAGAACGCTGCGCAGCGAGCCGGTTTTTAGTATCCCAAGCATCAGATGCCCGCTGCGAATCGATGTTTGATTGAACATCAACGACGCATAAATCCAAGCTCGTTCGACCGTGTCATCAACGTGCGAAGAAAGGTCGGAAATACTGGTGGCTCCCCTGGGCAATCGATCCAGCGCATCGGTGAAATCCTTGGAAAGCTTCGCCGGATTCAATTCGAAGTGGCGAATGATCTTGTGCAGATCCGAGTCTTGCAGCTGGAGAAGTTGATGAAGCCAGTGAACCACTTCAACGTAAGGGTTTCCACGCAACTTGCAGAAGGTCGTCGCGCTTTCGATCGCTTTAAAACATAGTGAATTCAATTTTCCAAATAGTTTTGATCGACTGATTTCCGACATACTATCGCTCCGTTTGATGTTTGACTTGGATGGAATGTTTTCTATAGATGATTTCAGGTTGCGCCGACCATATTGCGTTTCGAGGGATCGATAACCAAATCGTCCGCATCTCGCTTGCGGCCCCTGCTCGGAAACCAGGTAGTCCAACCGAGGTTTCCGCCGTGCCCTAGTTGAAACGGTGGGACTTCTTCTTTCCGAAGACAGAGTTGAACGTCCCAGGTCAGTTCGAAACCGACGAAGTTATCCAACATGGCTTTCAGTCGCTTGAGACTCGGGCCATTGGGTAGAAGCTTTCGGAAGGCAGGGAGGTCCAATGGGCCGAGTAGGACACGAAAATGTTGCTGGTAGCACAGCACTTTGCTTCCCAATGTCACGTTCCTGCCGAGAGTGCCCGACTCGGGCGTCCGACCTAACCACCACTCGCAATCGTCAGGCAAGCTCACCCACTTGCCTACGAATTGCAGGATCTTCGCCTCGGCGCCGAAAAAGGATTGCAGCATCGACTCCAGGTTGCTCGCACTCTTGGCGGAGTTTCCTAAAAAACCACTGAAGTGCAATTTGGCCGAATCGGGCATGGCGTCTCGGTTTTGAAGCCCGGGTGTTCCGATTCCAGCCAACGAAGCGACGTAGTCAAAAAAGCGATTCGATTCGGGCCGATCCATCTGCACGGTGGGCTGCGAATCGGCCCAAGCCCGGTAGAAGAACGACGCCATGCGGTGATGAAACAAATCGACAAATCGAGCAAACGTTTCGTCGCGATGATGACGAATCCGCTGTTCGGCAAAGTCGGTTAGGTGAAGCGGCAATGCACCGTTGGGGCCAAAAACGCCGAAGGCATGATTTGCCAAATCCCAGTATTCGCGGCCCGCTCGTTTTTCGAATTTGGCGATCGCGGTCGGTGCAAACTTGAGCGATGCTACCTGGGAGATTCGAAACATTTCGAATACAGGGCGTTCTGCATGTCCGGTCCTCGGACTGGATCGAAACAAGGAGTCGAGCAATCGA includes these proteins:
- a CDS encoding type VI secretion system contractile sheath domain-containing protein, with amino-acid sequence MEYQVHFGTLNSQQAPARDTKKFRIALLGDFSARGNRNEISVGGELAQRKVHFVQHDNLDEILQRLDVTLQLPAGPSGAMIEVPIRSLDDFHPDQLYTNVPIFEKLLGLRAKLLDPASFDKAASAVRALALPPGTVLPKKTKSTSCHIPRTRFEDFSQLLSAAPTKQEPGELKTLLRDIVGTHVVSSMTGKDELVAAVDQALSGLMRTLLHHPDFQALESLWRSLDLLVHRVELDEGIEIALHDVHAAEFAADLSISTELAETGMYQWLVEQPAMQVHHGAYAVVVANYQWEKIPPHIDLLARASKVSAAAGASFLTSLDRASLKGKGDEEHPLVKQAWNDLRELPEAAYLGVISPRFLLRWPYGKKTDPIESFAFEEFSSQAGLQSMLWGHSTYLAAIALSHTFTTDGLAAMKPENCLTIDDLPFYYFQDRYGDQIALPCTEVLVNVALSQQLVNQGIIPALSMQGRPEVRLGGLHSVQGKPLAGPWNPVDIAGITPVASVRVVETPMASEPVKPVQEVAAAPAASTGTDELDDLLAALDAGDTAKADTAAATGIDPELDALLADL
- the tssH gene encoding type VI secretion system ATPase TssH, translating into MSEISRSKLFGKLNSLCFKAIESATTFCKLRGNPYVEVVHWLHQLLQLQDSDLHKIIRHFELNPAKLSKDFTDALDRLPRGATSISDLSSHVDDTVERAWIYASLMFNQTSIRSGHLMLGILKTGSLRSVLLSISREFEKVKVESLSDEFGKITGGSPEDHLGGEMSGGGAAPGEASGAMPGASQSAEALQKFTVDLTEQARNGKIDPIVGRDDEIRQVVDILMRRRQNNPLLTGEAGVGKTAVVEGLALRIASGDVPPSLRDVSLRTLDVGLLQAGASMKGEFEERLKQVIEAVQSSEKPIILFIDEAHTLVGAGGAAGTGDAANLLKPALARGSLRTVAATTWAEYKKHIEKDPALTRRFQVVQVEEPSEDKAILMMRKLASTLEKHHRVQIFDEAIEAAVRLSHRYIPSRQLPDKSVSLLDTAAARVAVSQHAVPAQVDDCRRKIEALETELEIIAREKAVGAPRDEREHVVREWLLAEQVRLEGLEERWQSEKKLVDDILKIRAKLRGDSGKVEGTHTKLEEQADQVAKEGEGSKLNDAQREKLLSILQDYQQKLGELQGENPLILPTVDEQAVASVVADWTGIPVGRMVKNEIEAVLKLGETLNKRVIGQRHALDMIAKRIETTRAKLDNPNKPIGVFMLAGPSGVGKTETALALAESLYGGEQNIVTINMSEFQEAHTVSTLKGAPPGYVGYGEGGILTEAVRRKPYSVVLLDEVEKAHSDVHEIFFQVFDKGIMEDGEGRLIDFKNTLILLTTNVGSDLIMNLCKDPDLMPSPEGIAKALREPLLQVFPAALLGRIVTIPYYPLSDDMVANICKLQLRRIESRIVENHKVPFEYSEDVVRLIVERCTELESGGRMIDAILTNTMLPSISREMLSRLMNGQKVSRVNVEVQNGELSYLFD
- the tssG gene encoding type VI secretion system baseplate subunit TssG, which produces MASEHRTAPSTVTQLEDLSRNANEYDLFEAIRLLDSLFRSSPRTGHAERPVFEMFRISQVASLKFAPTAIAKFEKRAGREYWDLANHAFGVFGPNGALPLHLTDFAEQRIRHHRDETFARFVDLFHHRMASFFYRAWADSQPTVQMDRPESNRFFDYVASLAGIGTPGLQNRDAMPDSAKLHFSGFLGNSAKSASNLESMLQSFFGAEAKILQFVGKWVSLPDDCEWWLGRTPESGTLGRNVTLGSKVLCYQQHFRVLLGPLDLPAFRKLLPNGPSLKRLKAMLDNFVGFELTWDVQLCLRKEEVPPFQLGHGGNLGWTTWFPSRGRKRDADDLVIDPSKRNMVGAT